The Brassica oleracea var. oleracea cultivar TO1000 chromosome C6, BOL, whole genome shotgun sequence genome includes a region encoding these proteins:
- the LOC106296847 gene encoding uncharacterized protein LOC106296847 isoform X1 — MSNRSMLSSRPLVVGLWLRIMCSSVESSQNMFFHNPIDKPKPLPRPLKLNHNIKISTGIAWIFFLKFQFMFLNKDLHDLFLYTFMISGALIKVLLLANTNILLPDIGGEVMGIKTTHNALICRGAASVITNPSHCVYISVSMTSRRLDSHGMVEENRSETALPGARAIVPEMTAECGEANSSGTWALCKEGMH; from the exons ATGTCAAATCGTTCCATGCTCTCTTCAAGACCTTTGGTTGTGGGTCTGTGGCTCCGTATCATGTGTTCATCTGTAG AAAGTTCACAAAACATGTTCTTCCACAATCCAATCGACAAACCAAAGCCTCTGCCAAGACCTCTGAAATTAAATCATAATATCAAAATATCTACAGGTATTGCTTGGATATTTTTTTTAAAGTTTCAGTTCATGTTTCTTAATAAAGATCTTCATGATTTGTTTTTGTATACGTTTATGATTTCCGGAGCTTTGATCAAAGTGTTGTTACTGGCTAACACAAACATCCTCTTACCAG ATATTGGTGGGGAAGTTATGGGCATCAAAACCACCCACAACG CGCTGATATGCCGGGGAGCTGCATCTGTAATAACAAATCCCTCGCATTGTGTGTACATCAGTGTTTCTATGACCAGCAGAAGGCTTGATAGTCATGGGATGGTTGAAGAAAACAGAAGCGAGACAGCTCTACCAGGTGCTCGAGCTATTGTTCCCGAAATGACTGCAGAGTGCGGAGAAGCCAACAGTTCTGGAACATGGGCTCTTTGTAAAGAAGGCATGCATTGA
- the LOC106296847 gene encoding uncharacterized protein LOC106296847 isoform X3 — MSNRSMLSSRPLVVGLWLRIMCSSVESSQNMFFHNPIDKPKPLPRPLKLNHNIKISTDIGGEVMGIKTTHNALICRGAASVITNPSHCVYISVSMTSRRLDSHGMVEENRSETALPGARAIVPEMTAECGEANSSGTWALCKEGMH; from the exons ATGTCAAATCGTTCCATGCTCTCTTCAAGACCTTTGGTTGTGGGTCTGTGGCTCCGTATCATGTGTTCATCTGTAG AAAGTTCACAAAACATGTTCTTCCACAATCCAATCGACAAACCAAAGCCTCTGCCAAGACCTCTGAAATTAAATCATAATATCAAAATATCTACAG ATATTGGTGGGGAAGTTATGGGCATCAAAACCACCCACAACG CGCTGATATGCCGGGGAGCTGCATCTGTAATAACAAATCCCTCGCATTGTGTGTACATCAGTGTTTCTATGACCAGCAGAAGGCTTGATAGTCATGGGATGGTTGAAGAAAACAGAAGCGAGACAGCTCTACCAGGTGCTCGAGCTATTGTTCCCGAAATGACTGCAGAGTGCGGAGAAGCCAACAGTTCTGGAACATGGGCTCTTTGTAAAGAAGGCATGCATTGA
- the LOC106300736 gene encoding serine hydroxymethyltransferase 2, mitochondrial-like isoform X1 — protein sequence MALALRRLSSSLKKPIFSNGGSFRSMSSTPASERSRSTWIRQLNAPLEEIDPEIADIIELEKARQWKGFELIPSENFTSASVMEAVGSVMTNKYSEGYPGARYYGGNEYIDMAESLCQKRALEAFQLDPYKWGVNVQSLSGSPANFQVYTALLKPHERIMALDLPHGGHLSHGYQTDTKKISAVSIFFETMPYRLDENTGYIDYDQLEKSAVLFRPKLIVAGASAYARLYDYARIRKVCDKQKAVMLADMAHISGLVAAGVIPSPFEYADVVTTTTHKSLRGPRGAMIFFRKGLKEVNKQGKEVMYDYEDRINAAVFPGLQGGPHNHTITGLAVALKQVKTPEYKAYQDQVLRNCSKFAETLLSKGYDLVSGGTENHLVLVNLKNKGIDGSRVEKVLESVHIAANKNTVPGDVSAMVPGGIRMGTPALTSRGFIEEDFAKVAEYFDLAVKIALKIKAESQGTKLKDFVATMQSNEKLQSEMAKLREMVEEYAKQFPTIGFEKDTMRYKE from the exons ATGGCGTTGGCTCTTCGCAGACTCTCCTCTTCCCTCAAGAAGCCCATCTTCTCCAATGGCGGTTCCTTCCGTTCCATG TCGTCTACGCCAGCCTCGGAGAGATCTCGTTCCACT TGGATAAGACAACTCAATGCACCTCTTGAAGAAATCGATCCTGAAATCGCAGATATCATCGAGCTCGAGAAGGCTAGGCAATGGAAG GGATTTGAGCTTATACCGTCAGAGAACTTCACCTCTGCCTCGGTTATGGAAGCTGTTGGCTCTGTTATGACTAACAAGTATAGTGAAGGTTACCCTGGTGCTAGATACTATGGAGGCAATGA GTACATTGACATGGCTGAGTCATTATGTCAAAAACGCGCACTTGAAGCTTTTCAATTAGATCCTTACAAATGGGGAG TCAATGTGCAGTCTTTATCAGGATCACCAGCTAACTTCCAAGTTTACACCGCACTTCTGAAACCTCACGAAAGAATCATGGCACTTGACTTGCCTCACGGTGGCCATCTTTCTCATGGTTATCAG ACTGACACGAAGAAAATATCTGCTGTATCCATCTTTTTTGAGACAATGCCATACAGATTGGATGAGAACACTGGCTACATTGATTATGATCAG CTAGAAAAGAGTGCCGTGCTTTTCAGACCGAAACTTATTGTTGCGGGTGCAAGTGCTTATGCTCGTCTATATGACTATGCACGTATTCGAAAG GTCTGTGACAAGCAAAAGGCGGTTATGCTTGCTGACATGGCTCATATTAGTGGGTTGGTGGCTGCTGGTGTGATTCCTTCTCCTTTTGAGTATGCAGATGTTGTTACCACTACAACTCACAAATCGCTTCGTGGTCCTAGAGGGGCTATGATATTCTTTAGGAAGGGGTTGAAAGAGGTTAACAAACAAGGAAAAGAG GTCATGTATGACTATGAAGACAGAATTAACGCAGCTGTTTTTCCTGGACTGCAAGGTGGTCCACATAATCACACTATAACAGGTCTAGCAGTTGCTCTGAAGCAG GTGAAAACACCAGAGTATAAGGCCTACCAGGATCAAGTTCTCCGTAATTGTTCAAAGTTCGCAGAG ACTTTGCTATCAAAAGGATATGACTTAGTGTCTGGAGGCACTGAGAATCACTTAGTTTTGGTGAATTTGAAAAATAAG GGAATAGATGGATCAAGAGTGGAAAAAGTATTAGAATCAGTACATATTGCAGCAAACAAGAACACTGTTCCCGGTGATGTTTCTGCTATGGTTCCTGGTGGCATCCGTATGG GAACACCAGCTCTGACATCAAGAGGATTCATTGAGGAAGATTTTGCAAAAGTGGCTGAATACTTTGATTTAGCCGTCAAGATAGCCTTGAAGATCAAGGCAGAGTCTCAAG GAACGAAGCTGAAGGACTTTGTAGCAACAATGCAATCAAATGAGAAGTTACAGTCAGAGATGGCAAAGCTGCGTGAGATGGTTGAAGAATATGCTAAACAGTTCCCAACCATTGGGTTCGAGAAAGACACGATGAGATACAAAGAGTAG
- the LOC106297942 gene encoding uncharacterized protein LOC106297942: MQRSRRALLLRRRVSEDASKGRNRLYKVSLSLVFLVWGLLLLSTLWISHGNGHKGNSLAGSVQNGDQDDVSADDTYEHVDAPSLESTSVHIPAAEEIKDTVDGNVTESKEDITLVKQSEMVNNNTGPENDTETSTSKFHQVSRAVPLGFDEFKSRVPNSKDESGPVRFVNWMRIPDAASARSNWMQQSDVVRSRFWKFWIMRLKIVSGCSYVRFTFLYFVSG; encoded by the exons ATGCAAAGATCACGGAGAGCTCTTCTGCTTAGAAGAAGAGTTTCTGAGGATGCTTCTAAAGGAAGGAATCGCCTCTACAAAGTTTCATTGTCTCTCGTTTTTCTCGTATGGGGGCTTCTCTTGTTATCTACTTTATGGATCAGTCATGGAAATGGTCACAAAG GGAATTCTCTAGCCGGTTCGGTACAAAATGGTGATCAAGATGATGTTAGTGCAGATGATACATATGAACATGTTGATGCACCATCACTAGAGTCTACTTCTGTTCATATACCTGCAGCAGAAGAAATCAAAGACACAGTTGATGGGAATGTTACAGAAAGCAAAGAAGACATTACGCTTGTGAAGCAAAGTGAGATGGTTAATAACAACACAGGCCCAGAGAATGATACAGAGACCAGTACTTCAAAGTTTCACCAGGTATCTCGTGCTGTTCCACTTGGCTTTGATGAGTTCAAGAGCAGAGTTCCAAACTCTAAAGATGAATCTGGCCCTGTTCGTTTCGTAAACTGGATGAGAATTCCAGACGCGGCATCCGCGCGCAGTAATTGGATGCAGCAATCAGATGTTGTTCGTTCGCGATTCTGGAAATTTTGGATCATGCGTCTGAAAATTGTATCTGGATGTAGTTATGTTCGTTTTACATTTCTGTATTTTGTATCTGGATGA
- the LOC106297943 gene encoding uncharacterized protein LOC106297943 → MEQIFSGVHVSGAEGWSAQQGENELDNMEVENDDAASEARQTNPPARQTNPEPDAPSSSNGPRVSNAPRASSVPKPSRKRRAEQAADVMRSSLQSRDDILSHKNHLIESHPDLSCSQLKAMSVLHSLSSIRMWSPLYKAAYKHLREAATNRQTFLSYEDDENKIIYLEEETGESRYA, encoded by the coding sequence ATGGAACAGATTTTCAGTGGGGTTCATGTAAGTGGAGCTGAAGGGTGGAGTGCTCAGCAAGGTGAAAATGAGTTAGACAATATGGAGGTAGAGAATGATGATGCCGCATCTGAAGCAAGGCAAACCAATCCTCCAGCAAGGCAAACCAATCCTGAACCAGATGCTCCCTCATCCTCTAATGGTCCACGAGTCTCTAATGCTCCACGAGCCTCTAGTGTCCCAAAGCCTTCTCGGAAAAGGCGTGCAGAACAAGCAGCAGATGTTATGAGAAGTAGTCTTCAATCACGTGATGATATACTCTCTCACAAAAACCACCTAATAGAAAGCCATCCAGATTTGAGTTGCAGCCAGCTTAAGGCTATGAGTGTCTTGCATTCACTGTCTAGTATCAGAATGTGGTCTCCATTGTACAAAGCTGCTTATAAACATCTCAGGGAAGCTGCTACAAATCGACAGACGTTCCTAAGTTATGAAGATGACGAGAACAAGATTATCTATTTGGAGGAAGAGACCGGTGAAAGCAGATATGCATGA
- the LOC106300736 gene encoding serine hydroxymethyltransferase 2, mitochondrial-like isoform X2: MALALRRLSSSLKKPIFSNGGSFRSMWIRQLNAPLEEIDPEIADIIELEKARQWKGFELIPSENFTSASVMEAVGSVMTNKYSEGYPGARYYGGNEYIDMAESLCQKRALEAFQLDPYKWGVNVQSLSGSPANFQVYTALLKPHERIMALDLPHGGHLSHGYQTDTKKISAVSIFFETMPYRLDENTGYIDYDQLEKSAVLFRPKLIVAGASAYARLYDYARIRKVCDKQKAVMLADMAHISGLVAAGVIPSPFEYADVVTTTTHKSLRGPRGAMIFFRKGLKEVNKQGKEVMYDYEDRINAAVFPGLQGGPHNHTITGLAVALKQVKTPEYKAYQDQVLRNCSKFAETLLSKGYDLVSGGTENHLVLVNLKNKGIDGSRVEKVLESVHIAANKNTVPGDVSAMVPGGIRMGTPALTSRGFIEEDFAKVAEYFDLAVKIALKIKAESQGTKLKDFVATMQSNEKLQSEMAKLREMVEEYAKQFPTIGFEKDTMRYKE; encoded by the exons ATGGCGTTGGCTCTTCGCAGACTCTCCTCTTCCCTCAAGAAGCCCATCTTCTCCAATGGCGGTTCCTTCCGTTCCATG TGGATAAGACAACTCAATGCACCTCTTGAAGAAATCGATCCTGAAATCGCAGATATCATCGAGCTCGAGAAGGCTAGGCAATGGAAG GGATTTGAGCTTATACCGTCAGAGAACTTCACCTCTGCCTCGGTTATGGAAGCTGTTGGCTCTGTTATGACTAACAAGTATAGTGAAGGTTACCCTGGTGCTAGATACTATGGAGGCAATGA GTACATTGACATGGCTGAGTCATTATGTCAAAAACGCGCACTTGAAGCTTTTCAATTAGATCCTTACAAATGGGGAG TCAATGTGCAGTCTTTATCAGGATCACCAGCTAACTTCCAAGTTTACACCGCACTTCTGAAACCTCACGAAAGAATCATGGCACTTGACTTGCCTCACGGTGGCCATCTTTCTCATGGTTATCAG ACTGACACGAAGAAAATATCTGCTGTATCCATCTTTTTTGAGACAATGCCATACAGATTGGATGAGAACACTGGCTACATTGATTATGATCAG CTAGAAAAGAGTGCCGTGCTTTTCAGACCGAAACTTATTGTTGCGGGTGCAAGTGCTTATGCTCGTCTATATGACTATGCACGTATTCGAAAG GTCTGTGACAAGCAAAAGGCGGTTATGCTTGCTGACATGGCTCATATTAGTGGGTTGGTGGCTGCTGGTGTGATTCCTTCTCCTTTTGAGTATGCAGATGTTGTTACCACTACAACTCACAAATCGCTTCGTGGTCCTAGAGGGGCTATGATATTCTTTAGGAAGGGGTTGAAAGAGGTTAACAAACAAGGAAAAGAG GTCATGTATGACTATGAAGACAGAATTAACGCAGCTGTTTTTCCTGGACTGCAAGGTGGTCCACATAATCACACTATAACAGGTCTAGCAGTTGCTCTGAAGCAG GTGAAAACACCAGAGTATAAGGCCTACCAGGATCAAGTTCTCCGTAATTGTTCAAAGTTCGCAGAG ACTTTGCTATCAAAAGGATATGACTTAGTGTCTGGAGGCACTGAGAATCACTTAGTTTTGGTGAATTTGAAAAATAAG GGAATAGATGGATCAAGAGTGGAAAAAGTATTAGAATCAGTACATATTGCAGCAAACAAGAACACTGTTCCCGGTGATGTTTCTGCTATGGTTCCTGGTGGCATCCGTATGG GAACACCAGCTCTGACATCAAGAGGATTCATTGAGGAAGATTTTGCAAAAGTGGCTGAATACTTTGATTTAGCCGTCAAGATAGCCTTGAAGATCAAGGCAGAGTCTCAAG GAACGAAGCTGAAGGACTTTGTAGCAACAATGCAATCAAATGAGAAGTTACAGTCAGAGATGGCAAAGCTGCGTGAGATGGTTGAAGAATATGCTAAACAGTTCCCAACCATTGGGTTCGAGAAAGACACGATGAGATACAAAGAGTAG
- the LOC106296847 gene encoding uncharacterized protein LOC106296847 isoform X4 codes for MSNRSMLSSRPLVVGLWLRIMCSSVESSQNMFFHNPIDKPKPLPRPLKLNHNIKISTGIAWIFFLKFQFMFLNKDLHDLFLYTFMISGALIKVLLLANTNILLPDIGGEVMGIKTTHNGQFTTNNLHVHPPYMVTYIQ; via the exons ATGTCAAATCGTTCCATGCTCTCTTCAAGACCTTTGGTTGTGGGTCTGTGGCTCCGTATCATGTGTTCATCTGTAG AAAGTTCACAAAACATGTTCTTCCACAATCCAATCGACAAACCAAAGCCTCTGCCAAGACCTCTGAAATTAAATCATAATATCAAAATATCTACAGGTATTGCTTGGATATTTTTTTTAAAGTTTCAGTTCATGTTTCTTAATAAAGATCTTCATGATTTGTTTTTGTATACGTTTATGATTTCCGGAGCTTTGATCAAAGTGTTGTTACTGGCTAACACAAACATCCTCTTACCAG ATATTGGTGGGGAAGTTATGGGCATCAAAACCACCCACAACG GTCAGTTCACAACTAACAACTTGCATGTTCATCCTCCTTACATGGTGACATATATTCAATGA
- the LOC106297944 gene encoding uncharacterized protein SLP1-like, with the protein MEPGGKEYNYAAASKGAKVLSSNKESKGATSILSPDNDKYLMNPCSTEDKFVVIELSEETLVNTIKIANFEHYSSNLKEFEILGTLVYPSDAWVHLGNFTALNMKNEQNFTLVDPQWVRYLKVNFLSHYGSEFYCTLSLLEVYGVDAVERMLEDLISIQDENIVRLTQERDSEKPVQVIEDGSKQKEKEQETSPESGVVKAEVSTERKKLMDTVGELKHHQPGSRMPGDTVLNILMQKIMSLDLSLSVLESYLEELSLRYMNIFKEMDVEAIKREKEVGEMSLELDEMKEREEKMKREAMEMREWRRKVETELEKGENEKEKVMEKLEEVLEKMEWMEKKGVVVFTICVGFGAMAIVAVILGKLIGLAEKQADLAWLLLLISSIFVMFVLSL; encoded by the coding sequence ATGGAACCTGGTGGAAAAGAGTACAACTACGCAGCCGCTTCAAAAGGAGCAAAGGTCTTATCTTCTAACAAGGAATCAAAAGGAGCCACAAGCATCTTAAGCCCAGACAACGACAAGTATCTCATGAACCCGTGTTCCACTGAAGACAAGTTCGTTGTAATAGAACTTTCAGAAGAAACACTGGTGAACACAATCAAGATTGCAAACTTTGAGCATTACTCATCTAATCTGAAGGAGTTTGAGATTCTTGGAACGTTGGTTTATCCTAGTGATGCTTGGGTTCATCTTGGGAACTTCACAGCTTTGAACATGAAGAATGAGCAGAACTTTACACTAGTGGATCCTCAATGGGTGAGATATCTAAAGGTGAATTTCTTAAGTCATTACGGTTCAGAGTTTTACTGCACCTTGAGTTTACTAGAAGTCTATGGAGTGGACGCTGTGGAACGAATGCTGGAGGATTTAATATCTATTCAAGACGAAAACATAGTGAGACTCACTCAAGAAAGAGACAGTGAGAAGCCAGTCCAAGTGATAGAGGATGGGAGTAAACAAAAGGAGAAGGAACAAGAAACATCACCAGAGAGTGGGGTTGTGAAAGCTGAAGTATCAACTGAGAGAAAGAAGCTGATGGATACAGTGGGAGAGCTGAAACATCACCAACCAGGAAGCAGGATGCCAGGGGACACAGTGCTGAATATACTCATGCAGAAGATAATGTCGTTGGACTTGAGTTTATCAGTTCTGGAGAGTTACTTGGAGGAACTTAGTTTAAGATACATGAACATATTCAAGGAGATGGATGTAGAGGCGATCAAGAGAGAGAAGGAGGTGGGGGAGATGAGTCTAGAGTTAGATGAAATGAAGGAGAGGGAAGAGAAGATGAAGAGAGAGGCAATGGAGATGAGAGAGTGGAGAAGAAAAGTGGAGACAGAGCTTGAGAAGGGTGAGAATGAGAAGGAGAAAGTGATGGAAAAGTTGGAGGAAGTTTTGGAAAAGATGGAGTGGATGGAGAAGAAAGGTGTGGTTGTGTTCACCATCTGTGTTGGGTTTGGGGCTATGGCGATTGTAGCCGTGATTCTTGGGAAGTTGATAGGTTTAGCAGAGAAGCAAGCCGACTTGGCTTGGCTTCTGTTATTGATAAGCTCTATATTTGTTATGTTCGTTTTGTCGCTTTGA
- the LOC106296847 gene encoding uncharacterized protein LOC106296847 isoform X5 — MSNRSMLSSRPLVVGLWLRIMCSSVESSQNMFFHNPIDKPKPLPRPLKLNHNIKISTDIGGEVMGIKTTHNGQFTTNNLHVHPPYMVTYIQ; from the exons ATGTCAAATCGTTCCATGCTCTCTTCAAGACCTTTGGTTGTGGGTCTGTGGCTCCGTATCATGTGTTCATCTGTAG AAAGTTCACAAAACATGTTCTTCCACAATCCAATCGACAAACCAAAGCCTCTGCCAAGACCTCTGAAATTAAATCATAATATCAAAATATCTACAG ATATTGGTGGGGAAGTTATGGGCATCAAAACCACCCACAACG GTCAGTTCACAACTAACAACTTGCATGTTCATCCTCCTTACATGGTGACATATATTCAATGA
- the LOC106296847 gene encoding uncharacterized protein LOC106296847 isoform X2, giving the protein MSNRSMLSSRPLVVGLWLRIMCSSVESSQNMFFHNPIDKPKPLPRPLKLNHNIKISTGIAWIFFLKFQFMFLNKDLHDLFLYTFMISGALIKVLLLANTNILLPALICRGAASVITNPSHCVYISVSMTSRRLDSHGMVEENRSETALPGARAIVPEMTAECGEANSSGTWALCKEGMH; this is encoded by the exons ATGTCAAATCGTTCCATGCTCTCTTCAAGACCTTTGGTTGTGGGTCTGTGGCTCCGTATCATGTGTTCATCTGTAG AAAGTTCACAAAACATGTTCTTCCACAATCCAATCGACAAACCAAAGCCTCTGCCAAGACCTCTGAAATTAAATCATAATATCAAAATATCTACAGGTATTGCTTGGATATTTTTTTTAAAGTTTCAGTTCATGTTTCTTAATAAAGATCTTCATGATTTGTTTTTGTATACGTTTATGATTTCCGGAGCTTTGATCAAAGTGTTGTTACTGGCTAACACAAACATCCTCTTACCAG CGCTGATATGCCGGGGAGCTGCATCTGTAATAACAAATCCCTCGCATTGTGTGTACATCAGTGTTTCTATGACCAGCAGAAGGCTTGATAGTCATGGGATGGTTGAAGAAAACAGAAGCGAGACAGCTCTACCAGGTGCTCGAGCTATTGTTCCCGAAATGACTGCAGAGTGCGGAGAAGCCAACAGTTCTGGAACATGGGCTCTTTGTAAAGAAGGCATGCATTGA
- the LOC106299944 gene encoding putative nuclease HARBI1 produces the protein MDLLEEEELVYHMLEDVYGVTNLPSLPRQMLRTNKGGGWRRVQRLMFESDKQCFDILRMNQGTFKNLCFRLRQYYKLEESQNVYHEESVAMFVEMVAQDLTVRALAERYQRSVDTVDRKLDQVLSALLKLAADIIKPSIGEFTTPSPVLVNNDRYMPFFEDCIGALDGTHLPVRPPSDNPEPYRGRKGEPTINVLAICNMKMRFIYAYVGVPGRAHDTKVLTHCATHEPFFPHPPDGKYYLVDSGYPTRTGYLGPHRRTRYHLDQFARGGPPTNSRELFNRRHASLRSVIERTFGVWKAKWRILDRKHPKYDVIKWVKIVTATMALHNFIRDSSDEDRDFTYWETVNEYEHHGDQAVEELEHTPYLPSGDRAMEIRRDAITERITRGSRLPY, from the exons ATGGATTTGTTAGAAGAGGAAGAGCTCGTGTATCATATGCTAGAAGATGTTTATGGAGTTACAAATCTTCCTTCTCTTCCTCGACAAATGCTCAGAACAAACAAAGGTGGAGGTTGGCGCCGTGTTCAGCGCCTCATGTTTGAGAGTGACAAGCAATGTTTTGACATCTTAAGGATGAATCAAGGTACTTTTAAGAATCTGTGCTTTAGGCTTCGACAATACTACAAACTTGAAGAATCACAAAACGTCTATCATGAAGAGAGTGTGGCAATGTTTGTTGAAATGGTTGCACAAGATTTAACAGTTCGAGCTTTAGCTGAGAGATATCAACGTTCAGTAGATACGGTGGATAGAAAACTAGATCAAGTTCTCTCTGCTCTATTAAAGCTTGCTGCAGACATCATTAAGCCATCAATAGGAGAGTTTACTACTCCAAGTCCTGTTCTAGTAAACAATGATAG GTACATGCCGTTTTTTGAAGACTGCATTGGTGCTTTGGACGGAACTCACTTACCTGTTCGTCCTCCGTCTGATAATCCGGAACCGTACAGAGGCAGGAAAGGAGAACCGACAATCAATGTTCTCGCAATATGCAATATGAAAATGCGATTCATCTACGCATACGTGGGAGTTCCTGGTAGAGCTCATGACACGAAAGTTCTTACACATTGTGCGACACATGAACCCTTCTTCCCTCATCCACCAGATGGTAAGTACTATCTAGTTGATTCCGGTTATCCAACTAGAACCGGTTATCTAGGTCCGCATCGTAGAACTAGGTATCATCTTGACCAGTTTGCTAGGGGAGGACCACCAACAAACTCTAGAGAACTGTTTAACCGGAGGCATGCTAGTTTACGTTCTGTGATTGAAAGAACATTTGGTGTTTGGAAAGCGAAGTGGAGGATTTTAGATAGAAAACATCCGAAGTATGATGTTATAAAGTGGGTGAAGATTGTGACAGCAACTATGGCACTTCACAATTTTATTCGAGATTCATCTGATGAAGACCGTGATTTCACTTATTGGGAAACAGTAAATGAGTATGAACATCATGGTGACCAAGCAGTAGAAGAGCTTGAGCATACTCCATACCTTCCATCTGGTGATAGAGCAATGGAGATTCGACGTGATGCAATCACTGAAAGGATAACAAGAGGAAGTCGACTTCCATATTAG
- the LOC106300689 gene encoding protein GPR107-like — protein sequence MDLSSRFTSILFIFLTITTAFAEIRKSEIRSDDRPIIPLDEFGFTHTGRLELDASKISLSNTNPDLDLSKVGFFLCTHDAWVHVIQQLEEGEITCALQSDLVKHVFTFNRLNRNTSFSTVFTENDADQYSLVFANCLQQVKVTMDVRSAMYNLEGKSGGRDYLSAGRTVLPKVYFLFSVIYFSLAATWIYVLLKKRRTVFAIHFFMLGVVVLKALNLLCEAEDKSYIKKTGSGHGWDVLFYIFSFLKGITLFTLIVLIGTGWSFLKPYLQDKEKKVLMIVIPLQVVANFAQVVIDETGPYDQDWVTWKQIFLLVDVVCCCAVLFPIVWSIKNLREAAKTDGKAAVNLVKLTLFRHYYIVVICYIYFTRVVVYALETITSYKYMWTSVVASELATLAFYLFTGYKFRPEVHNPYFVVDDDEEEAAAEALKLEDEFEL from the coding sequence ATGGATCTCTCATCTCGCTTCACATCGATCCTCTTCATCTTCCTCACCATCACCACAGCCTTCGCCGAGATCCGCAAATCCGAGATCCGATCCGATGACCGCCCCATCATCCCCTTGGACGAGTTCGGATTCACCCACACAGGCCGCCTCGAGCTCGACGCCTCGAAGATCTCCCTCTCCAACACCAACCCGGACCTCGATCTCTCCAAGGTCGGCTTCTTCCTCTGCACGCACGACGCCTGGGTGCACGTGATCCAGCAGCTCGAGGAAGGAGAGATCACGTGCGCTCTCCAGTCAGATCTCGTCAAGCACGTGTTCACCTTCAACAGGCTCAACAGGAACACGAGCTTCTCCACGGTGTTCACCGAGAACGACGCCGATCAGTACTCCCTCGTCTTCGCCAACTGCCTCCAGCAGGTGAAAGTCACCATGGACGTCAGATCCGCCATGTACAACCTCGAAGGCAAGAGCGGCGGACGCGATTACCTCTCCGCCGGAAGAACCGTCCTCCCGAAAGTATATTTCCTCTTCTCTGTCATCTACTTCTCCCTCGCCGCCACGTGGATCTACGTCCTCTTGAAGAAACGACGCACCGTCTTCGCGATCCACTTCTTCATGCTCGGCGTCGTCGTTTTGAAAGCTTTGAACTTATTGTGTGAGGCGGAGGATAAATCGTACATTAAGAAAACCGGATCCGGCCATGGCTGGGATGTGTTGTTCTACATCTTCAGTTTCCTTAAAGGAATCACTCTCTTCACATTGATCGTCTTGATCGGGACGGGATGGTCCTTCTTGAAGCCTTACTTGCAGGACAAGGAAAAGAAAGTGTTGATGATAGTCATTCCTCTTCAGGTTGTTGCTAACTTTGCGCAGGTGGTTATCGACGAGACGGGGCCTTATGATCAAGACTGGGTCACGTGGAAACAGATCTTTTTGCTCGTTGATGTTGTTTGTTGCTGTGCTGTTTTGTTTCCCATTGTTTGGTCCATCAAGAACTTGCGTGAGGCAGCGAAGACTGATGGGAAGGCTGCTGTGAACTTGGTTAAGTTGACTCTGTTTAGGCATTACTACATTGTGGTTATCTGCTATATCTACTTTACACGCGTTGTTGTGTATGCGCTGGAGACCATTACCTCTTACAAGTACATGTGGACTAGTGTTGTGGCTAGCGAGTTGGCTACTTTGGCTTTCTATCTGTTTACTGGGTACAAGTTCAGGCCGGAGGTGCATAACCCGTACTTTGTTGTTGATGATGATGAGGAAGAGGCGGCAGCTGAGGCTCTGAAGCTTGAAGACGAGTTTGAATTGTAA